In a genomic window of Ptiloglossa arizonensis isolate GNS036 chromosome 12, iyPtiAriz1_principal, whole genome shotgun sequence:
- the Upset gene encoding SET domain-containing protein upSET isoform X2 has protein sequence MSFVLQLGTVETPLEKKNAGNNQPSSLLLNPDSLHTVAGSEDAGKSQIIQCLEGTSEIPTGHVISFSTVKSVSVTYPMTKTTREVQKIAGSQTNTTQVLTTRVISQKLPSSSHQAPLTLNASPHVTHIPVNSQSLSSPGNGVTHLYPLQHVPPAQSKHHNRSQVVGCENKQQATVVSGLQVNLHQKVQSVPSQQLVTGSAMKAIGTATSMPNIQRIHAKAQNLVGQSQTVNMQKVKGATNVGQGVTVQRNSVPRIQTVQKGQVLSSSGVQATQFAVNQVMNNANVQRVQQGNSTIQKAQLNAAGTQKVTTQVYNNQKIPSQILGGHPNHKTQHQQQIVGNQQQVMQKLQGQSQKNLTVSRQQLTTTVNNIQKPCNSVAGIQKAQVLGQVQGQQQPPQVHHKHVQQVQSSQHQRSQSAVALQKSQTVATVNSSRVQSITNVCKSNSVPNIAKTQQNSNLLTPQQQQSQQHMSNKQQQQQQQTNANQQTQRSHNIGNVHQKVTAIATMSNNQRTQMVNSKVQQQQMVMRVGVPKSQVQSLQQAGLKSVPQKIANTVKTTNSQNAMQQSLNRNANSQPVKIIQQQQNVIGPQNTQKQPGCIKTIPPQKSAQRNHQQKVVGLKTSLNANVSAVKSQVPNTAVAQKSSIKTLLPQQTVAPNILMHKNQPIKVQQQTIQQKQLIMSSQFPQQVRQQCGQIKTLLPVTSAEPRKDIENKIEPELRIPKEDEHQQTAPKSPIRRMPLPYECLQFVLQDHNYGAPPPRTPPPPSPPPHPKQQPINGAGSSTATSQHPYIYGQVVTGATVEDDAASAISSEAGREAEPEGEETETAPEGEGDDEDSVTRCICDFEHDDGYMICCDRCLVWQHVDCMGIDRSNIPDEYLCEICRPRRVDRQRARALQMRKREELLNSDTSSDTSSTSSADTDVGVNTGPKKRTLQQHQVSRRKSDPPPQVRRLNNNNNNNNNVAKRQRRDSHPRQSSAVRKKEATKRGPGKRKVKRRMSLEDKEEETQDTWSSNVAPLRQWIERYEEAVTNHYSPELRARISSIKVNGTHSDLRQSNMSVIASGKCRLNVHSNNVRFLVATMYLPPNTPVVELRGKYMLSTQHRPSHPQGRQHTQRPGPFVFFYRLPRDGTEVCVDTRTYGNDARFVRRCCKPNAEVKHCIEKGTLHLYIVTTTAVEKNAEITIRHEQHDLLLSPNPNGPMMPTFCACNNPRECQIASVNQLSRRGSNGSLADSADGRERRRRGRRNTICEDSEPTPVIPSTSVAPPTPPATTVSAVSSAPPRRTVTTTVTNTTRQTPKEEIPTTTVQQPQTSPTLSQPPVSESKKDKKKMTREERKMEAIMKAFERLEKAEQRKQEVQARNAQRKESGSTHSDNEDTPSVTMQSKQKQQNSDRPLRRKRRKGRTRTTSSSQSQGSSRRTRLNSADSDVSSGEESNSMQSPPLLGQNHSQTRDVPYSSHLHTSTKNTSENVNTGSGHQGIPTAAGLLLALANSNAPGPSSPPLQQPTPVKSPTCDSGASSSSQSSTPSTPLSSACLLVAAAVGPLAPGFKFPKTKKVLMNEWLKESPDPPQANVPQVSPLPALPSTPLSNSINPLCRPSDFSLPTDSSAEFLTQSYAAKSLATLVQAANSVSGICDSPPQRKQVIAGNTVCPVSTGSAKKRWLRQAISEECDSPNSRPESPPPSEMVAPPKKRRIARESLSSDNYTPPTTPTMLLPESISSNRSVCPADDDFIEHLQSPLIEQNDERNLETESVKQEVNSHERVNPDENLRQKFPINIPQDFHMKSLKKEEPTEITQIDTPFVKEDENVEVKEESKNEMDCDSSMHLDSKPFIKEELRSVESDMIDHQRDKIKKEYSIKEELLEIEKGTVEIIDQNEGDTEMEDLSSPIAAMESDAILKQRVAEMRLEFGGSIADMENDKSDDEGKSDNAKCDVKSDDNMSIDEFDVEAQMKKITGDDGNDYKEKIDTSSEKDKSMDGIEGLMESSKEDSESEDKEMDDIKYEPSFKSFNINHEERLFKEFESKPEPDDVLEDKEVEQSQESHKTEQPSVFVASSEESIFESASSNMDTESIAEPPKIFHSIPPLSERIRKKTEVTNISKSQLNFEAAIIESTIDIESTDESKNGEQKSMLSTALRELLEAKLDDLTPEEAKEEITDENSTSYTEPKSETSEQSVDIQDSVLRTVPQEVPIEDVPIKEEEVPPKEIKRLKDPRTVVPNNMPAPAFKPEAIAPVKRKLSISEYRKRKQQSSGTPPEPEPSNDASTGDKEGARGRSDSASSGTSSLSSDEEGSKISLSLDLPGLTALPLFTNAESEDKKGGEEGTIGWSAAPTLVERQRENLTERLKREFGLFLSDDEEERARKHGLTAEAILKARKTSPPHPSVSNTPPTYPLPQLPPQPYIPPPGSASIHYSQFQTKPCPVQYPNFTVPQNTSQPIYPNTAPPASTAKQTQQFLVPQASQAPPGSNPYPPQFIPPSTTAVSISKFSSVTPPPPGNQMYPASGQSQKPFYNHPAPRS, from the exons ATGAGCTTCGTTTTGCAGTTAGGCACGGTGGAAACGCCTTTGGAGAAGAAGAATGCTGGGAACAACCAACCGTCCTCGTTGTTGTTGAACCCGGATTCGTTGCATACGGTCGCCGGTAGCGAGGATGCTGGAAAATCGCAGATCATTCAGTGTCTGGAGGGGACGTCGGAGATTCCAACCGGTCACGTTATCTCGTTCTCCACGGTAAAATCGGTGAGCGTTACGTACCCGATGACCAAAACCACCAGAGAAGTTCAAAAGATCGCTGGCTCCCAAACGAACACCACTCAAGTGTTAACCACCCGTGTGATCTCACAGAAATTGCCATCGTCGAGCCATCAGGCTCCATTGACACTGAACGCCTCCCCTCACGTGACCCATATACCGGTGAACTCTCAGTCGTTGTCGTCACCGGGTAACGGTGTGACGCATCTCTACCCTCTGCAACATGTACCGCCCGCGCAGAGCAAACATCACAATAGAAGTCAAGTGGTCGGCTGCGAGAACAAGCAACAGGCGACCGTAGTGTCCGGTTTGCAGGTAAATCTACATCAGAAGGTTCAATCGGTCCCGTCGCAGCAACTTGTTACCGGTAGCGCGATGAAGGCGATCGGTACCGCCACCTCGATGCCCAACATTCAGAGGATACACGCGAAAGCTCAGAATCTCGTCGGGCAGTCGCAAACCGTCAACATGCAGAAAGTCAAGGGCGCGACGAACGTAGGCCAGGGTGTCACCGTTCAGAGGAACTCCGTACCGAGGATACAGACTGTACAGAAGGGTCAGGTTCTGTCGAGTTCCGGTGTCCAGGCGACGCAGTTTGCTGTTAACCAGGTGATGAACAACGCGAACGTACAGAGAGTCCAACAGGGGAACTCGACGATCCAGAAAGCACAATTGAACGCCGCGGGTACGCAAAAGGTGACCACACAGGTTTACAATAATCAAAAGATACCGTCGCAGATACTGGGTGGCCATCCGAATCATAAAACGCAACACCAACAACAAATCGTCGGTAATCAGCAGCAGGTTATGCAGAAGTTGCAAGGCCAGTCGCAGAAGAATCTAACCGTTTCCAGGCAACAGTTGACAACCACGGTGAACAACATTCAGAAGCCTTGCAATTCTGTAGCTGGTATACAGAAAGCACAAGTGCTTGGACAGGTACAGGGCCAGCAACAACCGCCGCAGGTTCATCATAAGCATGTACAGCAGGTACAGTCGTCGCAGCATCAGAGGTCCCAGTCCGCCGTGGCTTTGCAAAAGTCCCAGACCGTGGCCACGGTCAATTCCAGTAGAGTACAATCCATAACGAACGTCTGCAAGAGCAACAGTGTACCCAATATCGCCAAAACGCAGCAGAACTCCAACCTGCTCACC CCGCAGCAGCAACAGTCGCAGCAACATATGAGTAacaagcagcagcaacagcagcaacaaacGAACGCGAACCAACAGACGCAGAGGAGTCACAATATTGGAAACGTGCATCAAAAAGTTACGGCTATTGCGACGATGTCGAACAATCAACGTACCCAGATGGTAAATTCTAAGGTGCAGCAACAGCAAATGGTCATGAGAGTGGGTGTACCAAAGAGCCAGGTGCAAAGCTTGCAGCAGGCGGGCCTGAAAAGCGTTCCCCAGAAAATCGCCAACACCGTTAAAACTACAAACTCTCAGAACGCTATGCAACAGTCGCTGAACAGAAACGCTAACTCCCAACCGGTTAAGATTATACAGCAACAACAGAACGTGATAGGGCCCCAGAACACACAGAAACAGCCTGGATGCATTAAAACGATACCACCGCAAAAATCCGCACAGAGGAATCATCAGCAGAAAGTGGTTGGTCTGAAGACCTCCTTAAACGCAAACGTGAGCGCGGTGAAGAGTCAAGTACCGAATACCGCAGTCGCGCAAaagtcgagcatcaaaacgttGCTCCCCCAACAGACTGTTGCGCCCAACATCTTAATGCATAAGAATCAACCCATTAAGGTGCAACAGCAAACGATACAACAAAAGCAGCTTATCATGTCGTCCCAATTTCCGCAACAAGTTAGACAACAGTGTGGACAAATAAAAACGCTACTGCCCGTGACCAGCGCAGAACCACGCAAGGATATTGAAAACAA AATCGAACCCGAGTTGCGCATACCGAAAGAAGATGAACATCAACAAACTGCTCCTAAATCTCCGATTAGAAGAATGCCCCTTCCTTACGAG TGTCTTCAGTTTGTCTTACAAGATCACAATTACGGTGCACCGCCACCGCGAACACCTCCACCTCCGTCACCACCACCTCATCCGAAACAACAGCCCATTAACGGTGCTGGAAGTTCGACTGCAACTTCTCAACACCCTTATATCTACGGACAAG TTGTAACCGGCGCTACTGTGGAGGATGATGCAGCTAGCGCTATAAGTAGCGAAGCAGGTAGAGAAGCCGAACCAGAAGGCGAAGAAACTGAAACTGCTCCTGAAGGAGAGGGAGATGACGAAGACAGTGTTACTAGATGTATATG TGATTTTGAACATGATGATGGGTACATGATTTGTTGTGACCGTTGTCT GGTTTGGCAACACGTTGACTGTATGGGCATAGATCGTTCAAACATTCCTGATGAGTACCTCTGCGAAATCTGTCGGCCGCGACGTGTAGACAGGCAAAGAGCGCGCGCGTTGCAGATGCGCAAGCGAGAGGAATTGTTAAATTCGGACACGTCATCCGACACCTCGTCCACTAGTTCAGCTGACACAGACGTTGGTGTAAATACGGGTCCAAAAAAACGAACATTGCAACAACATCAAGTTTCGCGACGAAAGTCCGACCCGCCGCCACAAGTAAGACGCctgaataataataacaataacaataacaacgtCGCAAAAAGGCAGAGGAGAGATTCTCATCCAAGACAATCGAGCGCGGTTCGTAAAAAAGAAGCCACGAAACGAGGTCCAGGTAAGCGCAAGGTAAAACGACGAATGAGTCTCGAGGACAAGGAAGAAGAGACACAAGACACTTGGAGCTCTAACGTGGCACCACTCAGACAGTGGATAGAACGTTACGAAGAAGCAGTGACGAATCACTATAGCCCAGAATTGAGAGCTAGGATATCATCCATTAAAGTCAACGGCACGCACAGTGACCTAAGGCAAAGCAACATGAGCGTCATTGCCAGTGGAAAGTGTAGGCTTAACGTGCACAGTAATAACGTTAGG TTTCTAGTAGCAACGATGTATCTTCCACCGAATACACCGGTTGTTGAACTAAGGGGAAAGTACATGCTGAGCACGCAACATCGACCATCGCATCCTCAAGGAAGACAGCATACTCAGAGGCCAGGACCCTTCGTTTTCTTCTATCGGTTGCCACGCGATGGTACAGAAGTGTGTGTAGATACCAGAACATATGGAAATGACGCTAGATTCGTGCGGCGTTGTTGTAAACCTAACGCGGAAGTGAAACACTGCATAGAGAAAGGAACGTTACATTTGTATATCGTGACCACAACTGCAGTTGAGAAAAACGCGGAAATTACAATCAGGCACGAGCAACATGACTTATTATTGTCGCCTAATCCCAATGGTCCCATGATGCCCACCTTTTGCGCGTGTAATAATCCAAGGGAGTGTCAAATAGCGTCTGTGAATCAGTTAAGTAGAAGAGGAAGTAATGGATCGTTAGCTGATAGTGCCGA TGGTCGAGAAAGGAGACGGAGGGGTAGACGAAATACAATTTGCGAGGACAGCGAACCCACGCCTGTAATCCCTAGCACCAGCGTCGCACCACCTACGCCACCAGCAACAACAGTATCGGCGGTATCCTCCGCGCCACCCAGGAGAACAGTTACAACTACCGTTACAAACACAACCCGTCAAACACCGAAGGAGGAGATACCGACGACCACTGTTCAGCAACCGCAAACGTCACCGACCTTAAGTCAACCGCcagtatctgaaagtaagaaagacAAAAAGAAGATGACCAGAGAAGAGAGGAAAATGGAAGCTATCATGAAAGCCTTTGAGAGACTCGAAAAGGCAGAGCAGCGAAAACAAGAGGTCCAGGCACGGAATGCTCAAAGGAAGGAATCCGGCAGTACACATAGCGATAACGAGGACACTCCGAGCGTTACAATGCAGTCGAaacagaagcaacagaattccGATAGACCGTTAAGgcggaaaaggagaaaaggtaGAACTAGAACCACGAGTAGTTCTCAATCGCAGGGTAGTAGTCGAAGAACAAGGTTGAATTCTGCGGACTCCGATGTGTCATCTGGAGAAGAAAGCAACTCGATGCAGTCACCACCATTGTTGGGCCAAAATCATTCGCAGACTCGGGATGTGCCGTATTCTTCTCATTTGCACACCTCGACCAAAAATACAAGCGAAAATGTGAATACAGGATCTGGTCATCAAGGAATTCCAACAGCTGCTGGCTTGTTATTGGCTCTAGCAAATTCCAACGCACCAGGACCTAGTTCTCCTCCATTACAGCAACCCACGCCAGTAAAGAGTCCAACCTGTGACAGTGGAGCGAGCAGTAGTTCCCAGAGTTCCACGCCATCCACTCCACTATCATCGGCCTGTTTACTTGTCGCAGCGGCAGTTGGCCCACTAGCACCTGGATTCAAATTTCCCAAGACTAAAAAGGTTCTTATGAACGAGTGGTTAAAAGAATCGCCGGATCCACCTCAGGCTAACGTACCTCAGGTGTCTCCATTGCCAGCCTTGCCATCAACACCTCTATCGAATTCGATAAACCCACTCTGTAGGCCGTCGGATTTTTCGTTGCCCACAGACTCCTCAGCAGAATTCTTGACGCAAAGCTACGCGGCAAAGAGTCTAGCTACCCTAGTGCAGGCGGCCAATTCAGTTTCTGGGATATGCGATTCACCACCTCAACGTAAGCAAGTGATCGCTGGAAACACGGTATGCCCCGTCTCCACGGGTTCTGCCAAAAAAAGGTGGTTACGGCAAGCTATTTCCGAGGAGTGTGATTCGCCAAACAGTAGACCGGAAAGTCCACCACCCAGTGAAATGGTAGCTCcaccgaagaaaaggagaatagcCAGAGAAAGCTTATCGTCGGATAATTACACTCCACCTACAACACCAACTATGTTACTCCCCGAATCTATTTCGAGCAATAGATCTGTGTGTCCTGCAGAC GATGATTTCATTGAACACTTACAATCGCCGCTGATTGAacaaaacgacgaaaggaatttGGAGACAGAATCTGTAAAACAGGAAGTCAATTCGCACGAACGTGTAAATCCGGACGAAAATTTAAGGCAGAAGTTTCCCATTAATATCCCTCAGGATTTTCATATGAAAAGTCTAAAGAAGGAGGAGCCAACGGAAATTACGCAAATTGATACTCCATTTGTGAAAGAGGACGAGAACGTTGAAGTgaaagaagaatcgaagaatgaaatggattgTGATTCGTCTATGCATCTGGATTCGAAGCCCTTTATCAAGGAAGAGTTACGATCTGTCGAAAGTGATATGATTGATCATCAGAGAGACAAAATCAAGAAAGAGTATAGTATAAAGGAGGAGTTGTTAGAGATCGAGAAAGGTACAGTCGAGATAATCGATCAGAACGAAGGGGATACGGAAATGGAAGATCTCAGTTCTCCTATCGCTGCCATGGAATCCGATGCGATCTTAAAACAACGGGTAGCAGAAATGAGACTCGAGTTTGGAGGTAGCATAGCTGATATGGAGAATGACAAATCCGACGATGAGGGAAAGTCCGATAATGCAAAGTGTGACGTAAAATCTGACGACAACATGTCGATCGACGAGTTCGACGTCGAGGCGCAAATGAAGAAGATCACCGGAGATGATGGGAACGATTACAAGGAAAAGATAGACACCAGTTCGGAGAAGGACAAAAGCATGGATGGAATAGAAGGTTTGATGGAAAGTTCAAAGGAGGATTCAGAATCTGAGGATAAGGAAATGGACGACATAAAGTACGAGCCATCGTTTAAGTCCTTCAACATAAATCATGAAGAGAGATTGTTCaaggagtttgaaagtaaaccCGAACCGGATGATGTCCTGGAGGATAAAGAGGTTGAACAGAGTCAAGAATCCCACAAAACGGAACAACCATCCGTATTTGTCGCTTCATCGGAGGAATCCATATTCGAGTCAGCCTCGTCAAATATGGACACAGAATCAATTGCGGAACCACCAAAGATATTTCATTCCATTCCACCATTGAGCGAACGTATTCGTAAGAAAACAGAAGTGACGAACATCTCCAAAAGCCAATTAAATTTCGAAGCGGCCATTATCGAATCCACTATAGACATAGAGTCAACCGATGAATCTAAAAATGGTGAACAAAAATCGATGCTTTCAACGGCATTAAGAGAATTACTAGAGGCCAAACTAGACGACCTGACACCCGAGGAAGCAAAAGAAGAAATCACGGACGAAAATAGCACCTCGTACACAGAACCAAAATCAGAGACTTCGGAGCAGAGTGTAGATATCCAAGACTCTGTTCTGAGGACTGTTCCGCAAGAGGTTCCTATCGAAGACGTTCCTATCAAAGAGGAAGAAGTTCCACCCAAGGAAATTAAGCGATTGAAGGACCCCAGAACCGTAGTCCCAAACAACATGCCGGCACCTGCATTTAAACCTGAAGCAATTGCTCCAGTTAAGCGAAAG CTATCCATATCCGAATACCGTAAACGCAAACAACAATCATCCGGTACACCTCCGGAACCCGAGCCCTCGAATGATGCATCTACAGGAGACAAAGAAGGAGCGAGAGGTAGATCCGATAGCGCGAGCAGCGGAACATCGTCGCTTAGTTCTGACGAAGAAGGTTCTAAAATATCCCTTTCCCTCGATTTGCCGGGTCTCACCGCGTTACCGCTCTTCACAAATGCGGAAAGCGAGGACAAAAAAG GTGGTGAGGAAGGTACAATCGGCTGGTCTGCGGCTCCAACTCTGGTCGAACGTCAACGAGAGAATCTCACAGAGAGATTGAAACGAGagtttggattgtttctcagcgACGACGAGGAAGAAAGAGCTCGTAAACACG GTCTAACAGCAGAGGCAATACTGAAAGCACGCAAGACGTCTCCTCCTCATCCCTCCGTCTCAAACACTCCGCCAACATACCCGCTACCTCAGTTACCTCCCCAACCGTATATTCCTCCTCCTGGATCCGCGTCCATTCATTATTCTCAGTTCCAGACGAAGCCTTGTCCTGTTCAATATCCAAACTTCACAGTTCCACAGAACACTTCACAGCCGATATACCCAAATACCGCGCCACCAGCGTCCACCGCTAAGCAGACCCAACAATTCTTAGTGCCTCAGGCATCGCAAGCACCGCCGGGCTCGAACCCCTATCCACCTCAGTTCATTCCGCCGTCTACCACCGCGGTGTCGATCTCCAAGTTCTCCTCGGTGACACCGCCGCCACCGGGGAATCAAATGTATCCTGCGTCTGGCCAGTCGCAGAAGCCGTTTTACAATCATCCAGCGCCTAGGTCTTAA